One region of Bactrocera neohumeralis isolate Rockhampton chromosome 5, APGP_CSIRO_Bneo_wtdbg2-racon-allhic-juicebox.fasta_v2, whole genome shotgun sequence genomic DNA includes:
- the LOC126758396 gene encoding MATH and LRR domain-containing protein PFE0570w-like encodes MSVGIRKNKMNYNENNQNSNNSKDDNNNNKNTEHSPSVANESRFPNTFSEENRSLSEEQARDDVMPSSVANESRFLNVFSGEKRSPSEEQTRDDDMPSTSGASVGTPCESLAVTTSNAKNDGEENTTIPSSSTTIPSSSTTIPCSKSVESHRPCTGMASKRKRKRKGKRGGKPEGLNDSRKVGMSGATVKWYFRHLQAGKSSEEANELALGRNKITPAVEKRSPVTAIPSRVVGGCAPYQDRKGDAEKRKITPEELPSLKKQKQNLHQQPTQLKEEQNTVPKTGIRIAVLPLNYPVEAMDPQQLTVLADKIIDEVYKGWKHALCFCGVCFRSGLLLVDCKNEETATWLAEVAPKLEGWEGPLLSARRGEEIPRMYKMRSRLHNSAII; translated from the coding sequence ATGTCAGTTGGTATACGTAAAAACAAGATGAATTACAACGAAAACAACCAGAACTCAAACAACAGCAAGgacgataataataataacaaaaacaccgAACACAGCCCGTCGGTTGCTAATGAATCCCGTTTCCCGAACACTTTTTCGGAAGAAAACCGATCGCTATCCGAGGAGCAAGCGAGGGATGACGTTATGCCCTCGTCGGTTGCTAATGAATCCCGTTTCCTAAACGTTTTTTCGGGAGAAAAACGATCGCCCTCCGAAGAGCAAACGAGGGATGACGATATGCCCTCTACCAGTGGGGCCTCGGTAGGTACACCTTGTGAATCGCTCGCCGTAACCACGTCCAACGCGAAGAATGATGGTGAAGAGAACACCACAATACCGTCCTCTAGCACAACAATACCGTCCTCTAGCACAACAATACCGTGCTCAAAATCAGTAGAATCACACCGGCCCTGTACCGGAATGGCGTctaagaggaagaggaagaggaagggaAAAAGGGGAGGCAAGCCTGAAGGGCTGAACGATTCCCGCAAAGTGGGAATGAGTGGTGCTACCGTCAAGTGGTACTTCAGGCATCTGCAAGCGGGAAAATCGTCTGAGGAGGCAAATGAGCTTGCGTTGGGCAGGAATAAAATTACGCCAGCGGTAGAGAAAAGAAGCCCAGTCACCGCAATCCCGAGCAGGGTGGTAGGCGGGTGCGCGCCTTATCAAGATAGAAAAGGTGATGCTGAGAAACGCAAGATAACACCAGAGGAGTTACCCAGCCTAAAAAAGCAGAAACAGAATCTGCATCAACAGCCGACGCAGTTGAAAGAAGAGCAAAACACTGTTCCAAAAACAGGCATTCGGATAGCCGTGCTACCTCTCAATTATCCTGTGGAAGCAATGGATCCACAACAACTTACTGTACTTGCAGATAAAATCATAGACGAGGTGTACAAGGGATGGAAACACGCTCTCTGCTTTTGCGGAGTGTGTTTTAGGTCGGGACTGTTACTTGTAGACTGCAAGAATGAAGAGACCGCCACCTGGCTGGCGGAGGTTGCTCCGAAGCTTGAGGGGTGGGAAGGTCCATTGCTCAGTGCGAGAAGAGGGGAAGAGATACCACGGATGTACAAAATGAGATCACGTCTACACAATAGcgctattatataa
- the LOC126759861 gene encoding uncharacterized protein LOC126759861 — translation MDNLKLIGLVKQHEYLFNKYDKDFKNVDKKKTTWQRIAREMGINESICIRRWSNLRDRFARESRRMTALVNNDMTTTHIWPLYDDMEFLRPHIIPRAIRAIPNFGLKAFEENSNGDQETYIVEQDDTADCNYVNTDPFQFKAADSLMSEHEMEHEEVEELLPNESQYSTSQSKNQITGRTNELKESQPNSSKFANQQINGKLQQPQSDVEFEIKSALGMFKQVCGEIKTARHRNPAVQGFGQMIVETISSMSERKQALAMQKVTEIVMNIKMEEADDL, via the exons atgGATAATCTAAAATTAATAGGACTAGTGAAACAACACGAATATCTCTTTAACAAATATGACAAGGATTTTAAGAATGTAGACAAAAAAAAGACCACTTGGCAGCGGATAGCTCGCGAGATGGGCATTAATG AATCAATTTGTATACGTCGTTGGTCAAATTTACGTGACAGATTCGCAAGAGAAAGCAGGAGAATGACTGCACTTGTAAATAATGATATGACAACAACACATATCTGGCCTCTATATGATGATATGGAGTTTTTAAGGCCTCATATAATACCGAGAGC GATTCGAGCGATTCCAAATTTTGGGCTGAAAGCTTTTGAAGAAAATAGCAACGGTGATCAAGAGACATATATCGTGGAACAAGATGATACTGCCGACTGTAATTATGTGAATACAGATCCATTCCAGTTTAAAGCTGCGGATTCACTAATGTCAGAGCATGAGATGGAACACGAAGAGGTTGAAGAGCTTCTTCCAAACGAATCGCAATATTCAACGTCGCAATCAAAAAACCAGATCACTGGCAGGACAAATGAACTAAAAGAGTCTCAACCGAATTCGtcaaaatttgcaaatcaacaaataaacGGAAAACTACAACAACCTCAATCTGACGTTGAGTTCGAGATAAAGTCTGCTTTGGGGATGTTTAAACAAGTATGTGGTGAAATAAAAACAGCGCGTCACCGAAATCCTGCTGTACAAGGTTTCGGTCAAATGATTGTGGAAACTATAAGCAGTATGAGTGAGCGGAAACAAGCACTGGCTATGCAAAAAGTTACTGAAATAGTAATGAACATTAAAATGGAGGAAGCGGACGActtataa
- the LOC126759866 gene encoding histone H3.3 type b-like: MRPPIKPGPKSFKNKTSSLRKSPRRPATDLGDSDTSSEVDQVLERVDQRTHSHLRTNISKGQRSHGNDLAQHSGRNFQSMGESSQIDPIQRPMTVKLVKRNRKGVPNRNFVKSYKLLVNRVDFMIPRASFSRIVREILMSLDTNVQYITQTAFEALQTATEAYIEGRLEDANLLALHARRVTLMVRDLQLINYLRCRER, encoded by the coding sequence ATGCGACCACCTATTAAACCGGGACCCAAATCATTTAAGAACAAGACTTCATCATTGAGAAAATCACCAAGGCGTCCGGCAACAGATTTAGGTGATTCAGATACTAGTAGCGAAGTGGACCAAGTTTTAGAAAGAGTTGATCAGCGCACTCACAGCCACCTACGAACGAACATTTCAAAAGGACAACGTTCCCACGGGAATGATTTAGCACAACACAGTGGAAGAAACTTTCAAAGTATGGGGGAGTCAAGTCAAATTGATCCTATACAACGGCCTATGACAGTTAAGTTAGTGAAGCGCAACAGAAAAGGCGTTCCGAATCGAAACTTTGTGAAAAGTTATAAACTACTAGTAAATCGTGTGGATTTTATGATACCCCGTGCATCGTTTTCTCGTATTGTACGCGAAATTTTAATGAGTTTAGATAcgaatgttcaatatataacTCAAACCGCTTTTGAAGCTCTCCAGACAGCCACTGAAGCGTATATTGAGGGCCGTTTGGAGGATGCTAATTTATTAGCATTGCATGCGCGTAGAGTCACCTTAATGGTTAGAGATTTGCagcttataaattatttacggTGTCGCGAAAGGTAA
- the LOC126759864 gene encoding transcription factor Adf-1-like, which produces MEDSKLVKLVKQYDCIYNKNNMDFKSISKKRAAWQRIAHEMGVHEQDCVRRWTNLRERFTKENRRVSALANNGMTTPNLWPLYNELTFLKSHIVPRVNRQKWIFTAEGKEPQMDYRAESSMNGQEDANEYECFTEPYQFKSSASILSETDTLEEEVEVFIPNDTSQSSPTFKPEIQNESYHTQNANRDLYAALKMIKQDYGSLRSRHQNPAVQGFGQMIMETISGMSERKQAIAMQRVTELVMNIKLEPEA; this is translated from the exons ATGGAGGATTCAAAACTTGTAAAACTAGTAAAACAGTATGACtgcatttacaacaaaaataatatggacTTCAAATCCATTTCAAAGAAAAGAGCTGCTTGGCAGCGCATAGCTCATGAGATGGGAGTTCATG AACAGGATTGTGTACGTCGTTGGACGAATTTGAGGGAGCGCTTTACCAAAGAAAACCGTCGGGTGAGTGCACTTGCTAATAATGGTATGACTACGCCAAACCTATGGCCGCTATACAATGAACTGACTTTTTTAAAGTCACACATAGTACCTCGAGT GAACCGTCAGAAATGgatatttaccgctgaaggtaAGGAACCACAAATGGATTATAGGGCAGAATCTTCCATGAATGGACAAGAAGATGCTAATGAATATGAATGTTTTACGGAACCGTACCAATTTAAAAGTTCTGCATCTATCTTATCCGAGACGGATACATTAGAGGAAGAGGTTGAGGTTTTCATTCCTAACGATACGTCACAATCATCACCAACGTTTAAACCGGAAATACAAAATGAATCTTATCATACACAAAATGCGAATCGTGATTTATATGCAGCTTTAAAAATGATTAAACAAGATTATGGAAGTCTGAGATCACGTCACCAAAATCCTGCTGTACAAGGTTTTGGTCAAATGATTATGGAAACTATCAGTGGAATGAGTGAACGAAAGCAAGCGATAGCAATGCAAAGAGTAACCGAACTGGTAATGAACATAAAACTAGAACCCGaagcttaa